From the genome of Mustelus asterias chromosome 7, sMusAst1.hap1.1, whole genome shotgun sequence, one region includes:
- the fam110b gene encoding protein FAM110B, whose amino-acid sequence MPTEMLQADSMVKPVGSATTFTSAVPLRILNKGPDYFRRQAEPNPKRLSAVERLEADKAKYVKSQEVINAKQEPVKPAVLAKPPVCPAVRRAAGTPSQKLSNNHKADSTAKRENLNLEILKNIINSSESSTSGSVHKHSARNWPQHRPASTEINRRTFAESIQVYSNQGHSSLQGSNLNVTKRLFEDQVSDSALHISHSSADVRRVVEGKPLKPIPSSSSAPPVLPKPNISTCNAPKSPAQTTPDLPTNPSRRPSLHRSKSDLSDRYARANADVERFFNYCGLDPEELENIGMENFTRANSDIISLNFRSASMISSDCEQSRRSNDDLTDDEETNDRVPYGISAVERNARVIKWLYSCKQAKESQKISHV is encoded by the coding sequence ATGCCTACAGAAATGCTACAAGCAGATAGCATGGTCAAACCTGTTGGTTCGGCAACCACCTTCACGTCAGCCGTTCCTCTCCGCATCCTGAACAAAGGGCCAGACTATTTTCGAAGGCAGGCAGAGCCTAACCCTAAAAGACTCAGTGCAGTGGAACGGCTTGAAGCTGATAAAGCAAAATATGTAAAGAGTCAAGAAGTGATCAACGCCAAACAGGAGCCGGTAAAACCAGCTGTGCTGGCAAAGCCGCCAGTCTGTCCAGCAGTCAGGCGGGCAGCAGGTACCCCGTCACAAAAGCTATCTAACAATCATAAGGCAGACAGCACTGCAAAAAGAGAGAACTTGAATCTGGAAATTTTGAAGAATATCATTAATAGCTCAGAAAGTTCCACCTCAGGAtcagtacacaaacacagtgcacGGAACTGGCCCCAGCACAGACCGGCCTCCACAGAAATCAACAGGCGCACGTTTGCAGAATCTATTCAGGTGTACAGTAATCAAGGCCATAGTAGTCTGCAGGGAAGCAACCTGAACGTAACCAAACGATTGTTTGAAGACCAAGTCAGTGATTCAGCCCTGCACATTTCTCACAGTTCAGCAGATGTGAGGAGGGTTGTTGAAGGGAAGCCTCTAAAACCAATACCCAGCAGCAGTTCTGCCCCTCCTGTTCTACCCAAACCTAATATTTCAACCTGTAATGCACCCAAGTCACCGGCACAAACCACCCCAGACTTGCCGACCAACCCAAGCAGACGGCCTTCGCTGCACCGCTCCAAATCTGATCTCAGTGACCGCTATGCTCGTGCCAATGCAGATGTAGAGCGATTCTTTAACTACTGCGGACTAGATCCTGAAGAACTCGAAAACATCGGAATGGAAAATTTCACGAGGGCAAATTCGGACATAATCTCCCTGAACTTTCGCAGCGCGAGCATGATCAGTTCAGACTGTGAGCAGTCACGACGGAGCAATGATGACCTGACTGATGACGAGGAAACCAATGATCGAGTGCCGTATGGTATTTCAGCAGTGGAAAGGAATGCTAGAGTGATTAAATGGTTATATAGTTGCAAACAAGCTAAGGAATCCCAGAAAATATCTCATGTTTAA
- the LOC144496107 gene encoding large ribosomal subunit protein eL36-like, protein MGIRYPLVVGLRKGHPVTKTETGLRQCHRRGHLNKHTTFVRDLILEACGFAQYERHAMESLKVSKDKCAFKFIKKRVGINIHAKRKREDLANILMSAR, encoded by the exons ATGGGGATCAGGTATCCATTAGTAGTTGGCCTGCGCAAAGGTCACCCCGTAACCAAGACAGAAACTGGCCTAAGGCAGTGCCATAGAAGAGGGCACCTAAACAAGCACACCACGTTTGTCAGAGATCTGATCCTTGAGGCCTGTGGCTTTGCTCAATATGAAAGACATGCAATGGAATCATTGAAGGTTTCTAAAGACAAGTGTGCATTCAAATTCATCAAAAAGAGAGTTGGCATTAACATCCATGcaaagaggaagagagaaga TCTTGCAAATATCCTGATGagcgcaagatga